A segment of the Superficieibacter sp. HKU1 genome:
CGTTGAGCGATGGCCCTTCCATTCAGAACCACCGGATCACTATGACCTGCTTTCGCACCTGCTCGCGCCGTCACGCTCGCAGTCAAGCCAGCTTATGCCATTGCACTAACCTCCTGATGTCCGACCAGGATTAGCTGACCTTCGTGCTCCTCCGTTACGCTTTAGGAGGAGACCGCCCCAGTCAAACTACCCACCAGACACTGTCCGCAACCCGGATTACGGGCCCACGTTAGAACACCAGCCATTAAAGGGTGGTATTTCAAGGACGGCTCCATGCAGACTGGCGTCCACACTTCAAAGCCTCCCACCTATCCTACACATCAAGGACCAGTGTTCAGTGTCAAGCTATAGTAAAGGTTCACGGGGTCTTTCCGTCTTGCCGCGGGTACACTGCATCTTCACAGCGAGTTCAATTTCACTGAGTCCCGGGTGGAGACAGCCTGGCCATCATTACGCCATTCGTGCAGGTCGGAACTTACCCGACAAGGAATTTCGCTACCTTAGGACCGTTATAGTTACGGCCGCCGTTTACCGGGGCTTCGATCAGGAGCTTCTCTTGCGATAACCCCATCAATTAACCTTCCGGCACCGGGCAGGCGTCACACCGTATACGTCCACTTTCGTGTTTGCACAGTGCTGTGTTTTTAATAAACAGTTGCAGCCAGCTGGTATCTTCGACTGGTTTCAGCTCCGTGAGCAAGTCACTTCACCTACGCACCAGCGTGCCTTCTCCCGAAGTTACGGCACCATTTTGCCTAGTTCCTTCACCCGGGTTCTCTCAAGCGCCTTGGTATTCTCTACCTGACCACCTGTGTCGGTTTGGGGTACGATTTCGTGTTACCTGATGCTTAGAGGCTTTTCCTGGAAGCAGGGCATTTGTCACTTCAGCACCGTAGTGCCTCGTCATCACGCCTCAGTGTTAATGCGCAACCGGATTTACCTGGTCGCACCACCTTCACGCTTAAACCGGGACAACCGTCGCCCGGCCGACATAGCCTTCTCCGTCCCCCCTTCGCAGTAACACCAAGTACGGGAATATTAACCCGTTTCCCATCGACTACGCCTTTCGGCCTCGCCTTAGGGGTCGACTCACCCTGCCCCGATTAACGTTGGACAGGAACCCTTGGTCTTCCGGCGTGCGGGTTTTTCACCCGCATTATCGTTACTTATGTCAGCATTCGCACTTCTGATACCTCCAGCAGCCCTCACAGGCCACCTTCAACGGCTTACAGAACGCTCCCCTACCCAACAACGCATAAGCGTCGCTGCCGCAGCTTCGGTGCATGGTTTAGCCCCGTTACATCTTCCGCGCAGGCCGACTCGACCAGTGAGCTATTACGCTTTCTTTAAATGATGGCTGCTTCTAAGCCAACATCCTGGCTGTCTGGGCCTTCCCACATCGTTTCCCACTTAACCATGACTTTGGGACCTTAGCTGGCGGTCTGGGTTGTTTCCCTCTTCACGACGGACGTTAGCACCCGCCGTGTGTCTCCCGTGATAACATTCTTCGGTATTCGCAGTTTGCATCGGATCGGTAAGTCGGGATGACCCCCTGGCCGAAACAGTGCTCTACCCCCGAAGATGAGTTCACGAGGCGCTACCTAAATAGCTTTCGGGGAGAACCAGCTATCTCCCGGTTTGATTGGCCTTTCACCCCCAGCCACAGGTCATCCGCTAATTTTTCAACATTAGTCGGTTCGGTCCTCCAGTTAGTGTTACCCAACCTTCAACCTGCCCATGGCTAGATCACCGGGTTTCGGGTCTATACCCTGCAACTTAACGCCCAATTAAGACTCGGTTTCCCTCCGGCTCCCCTATACGGTTAACCTTGCTACAGAATATAAGTCGCTGACCCATTATACAAAAGGTACGCAGTCACCCCACAAGGAGGCTCCCACTGCTTGTACGTACACGGTTTCAGGTTCTTTTTCACTCCCCTCGCCGGGGTTCTTTTCGCCTTTCCCTCACGGTACTGGTTCACTATCGGTCAGTCAGGAGTATTTAGCCTTGGAGGATGGTCCCCCCATATTCAGACAGGATACCACGTGTCCCGCCCTACTCTTCGAGTTCACAGTGTGTGTGATTTTGTGTACGGGACTATCACCCTGTACCGCCGGACTTTCCAGACCGTTCCACTACCACACACGCTGATTCAGACTCCGGGCTCCTCCCCGTTCGCTCGCCGCTACTGGGGGAATCTCGGTTGATTTCTTTTCCTCGGGGTACTTAGATGTTTCAGTTCCCCCGGTTCGCCTCGTTAAGCTATGTATTCACTTAACGATAGTGCAACGGATTGCACTGGGTTTCCCCATTCGGGTATCGCCGGGTATAACGGTTCATATCACCTTACCGGCGCTTATCGCAGATTAGCACGCCCTTCATCGCCTCTGACTGCCAGGGCATCCACCGTGTACGCTTAGTCGCTTAACCTCACAACCCGAAGCTGTTTCACTTCAGTGTTGCGAAAATTTGAGAGACCCACGAACAACTCGCGTTGTTCAGTGTTTTTCAATTTTCAGCTTGATCCAGATTTTTAAAGAGCAAAACTTCGCAGCATACCTTCTCAGGTACACTCTGAAGTTTTCATGTTCCGGACAGTAAAGGATGGTGGAGCTATGCGGGATCGAACCGCAGACCTCCTGCGTGCAAAGCAGGCGCTCTCCCAGCTGAGCTATAGCCCCATCGTAAATCTCGCTCACCGCAATTTTTCCTGAGGCAAGGCGTGGAACGGCGAAGCATACTCAGGTATGCGAGTCGTTTCACAACGCAGTATCAGGACGAATTTGGTAGGCCTGAGTGGACTTGAACCACCGACCTCACCCTTATCAGGGGTGCGCTCTAACCACCTGAGCTACAAGCCTGCAGAGATTTTTTACTGCCCGTTTTCATCAGACAATCTGTGTGAGCACTACAAAGAACGTTTCTTTAAGGTAAGGAGGTGATCCAACCGCAGGTTCCCCTACGGTTACCTTGTTACGACTTCACCCCAGTCATGAATCACAAAGTGGTAAGCGCCCTCCCGAAGGTTAAGCTACCTACTTCTTTTGCAACCCACTCCCATGGTGTGACGGGCGGTGTGTACAAGGCCCGGGAACGTATTCACCGTGGCATTCTGATCCACGATTACTAGCGATTCCGACTTCACGGAGTCGAGTTGCAGACTCCGATCCGGACTACGACATACTTTATGAGGTCCGCTTGCTCTCGCGAGGTCGCTTCTCTTTGTATATGCCATTGTAGCACGTGTGTAGCCCTGGTCGTAAGGGCCATGATGACTTGACGTCATCCCCACCTTCCTCCAGTTTATCACTGGCAGTCTCCTTTGAGTTCCCGGCCGGACCGCTGGCAACAAAGGATAAGGGTTGCGCTCGTTGCGGGACTTAACCCAACATTTCACAACACGAGCTGACGACAGCCATGCAGCACCTGTCTCACGGTTCCCGAAGGCACAAATCCATCTCTGGATTCTTCCGTGGATGTCAAGACCAGGTAAGGTTCTTCGCGTTGCATCGAATTAAACCACATGCTCCACCGCTTGTGCGGGCCCCCGTCAATTCATTTGAGTTTTAACCTTGCGGCCGTACTCCCCAGGCGGTCGACTTAACGCGTTAGCTCCGGAAGCCACGCCTCAAGGGCACAACCTCCAAGTCGACATCGTTTACGGCGTGGACTACCAGGGTATCTAATCCTGTTTGCTCCCCACGCTTTCGCACCTGAGCGTCAGTCTTTGTCCAGGGGGCCGCCTTCGCCACCGGTATTCCTCCAGATCTCTACGCATTTCACCGCTACACCTGGAATTCTACCCCCCTCTACAAGACTCCAGTCTGACAGTTTCGAATGCAGTTCCCGGGTTGAGCCCGGGGATTTCACATCCGACTTGTCAGACCGCCTGCGTGCGCTTTACGCCCAGTAATTCCGATTAACGCTTGCACCCTCCGTATTACCGCGGCTGCTGGCACGGAGTTAGCCGGTGCTTCTTCTGCGGGTAACGTCAATCAACGTGGTTATTAACCACATCGCCTTCCTCCCCGCTGAAAGTACTTTACAACCCGAAGGCCTTCTTCATACACGCGGCATGGCTGCATCAGGCTTGCGCCCATTGTGCAATATTCCCCACTGCTGCCTCCCGTAGGAGTCTGGACCGTGTCTCAGTTCCAGTGTGGCTGGTCATCCTCTCAGACCAGCTAGGGATCGTCGCCTTGGTGAGCCGTTACCCCACCAACCAGCTAATCCCATCTGGGCACATCCGATGGCAAGAGGCCCGAAGGTCCCCCTCTTTGGTCCGAAGACGTTATGCGGTATTAGCTACCGTTTCCAGTAGTTATCCCCCTCCATCAGGCAGTTTCCCAGACATTACTCACCCGTCCGCCACTCGTCAGCGAAGCAGCAAGCTGCTTCCTGTTACCGTTCGACTTGCATGTGTTAGGCCTGCCGCCAGCGTTCAATCTGAGCCATGATCAAACTCTTCAATTTAAGTTTGATGCTCAAAGAATTAAACTTCGTAATGAATTACGTGTTCACTCTGAGACTTGGTATTTCTTTTTGCCTTTCGGCATTTAAGAATCCGTATCTTCGAGTGCCCACACAGATTGTCTGATAAATTGTTAAAGAGCAGTTGCGACGCGGCTTACAGCTCACCGTCGCGAGGTGGCGTATATTACGCTTTCCTCTTTCAGAGTCAACCCTGAATTTCAGGATTTTTCTCTTCAACCGGCCCGGCTGTTTGTGTGAAGTGATTCACATCCGCCGTGTCGATGGAGGCGCATTATAGGGAGTTCTCGAGCGCCCGCAACTGTTAAATTGCAGAAAAATGACTGACTGCTGCATTCCCCAGCAAAACCCCCACTTATACCCATTTACACACAGAATTATCCACAGATCGTCAAAAGACCGAAAATTCGCGAGCGTTGCGCAAACGTTTTCGTTACAATGCTCGCGCAAAATGAAGGATGCCCCGCCTGGGGCGTTAGCTGAGTTTTTACGAGAAAATTCATCTAACGCTCTCTGTAATTTGCAAATCCAGGGGATTTACCATGCAACAACGTCGTCCAGTCCGCCGCGCTCTGCTCAGTGTTTCTGATAAAGCCGGTATCGTCGAATTCGCCCAGGCACTTTCTGCTCGCGGAGTAGAGCTATTGTCTACAGGGGGCACTGCCCGGCTGTTAGCAGAGAAAGGTCTGCCGGTGACTGAAGTTTCCGATTACACCGGTTTCCCGGAAATGATGGATGGACGCGTGAAGACCCTGCATCCAAAAGTACACGGTGGTATTCTTGGCCGTCGCGGTCAGGATGATGGCATTATGGAAAAACACGGGATCGCGCCTATTGATATGGTGGTTGTTAACCTCTATCCGTTTGCCGAGACCGTTGCTCGTGAGGGTTGTTCACTGGAAGACGCCGTAGAGAATATTGATATCGGCGGCCCGACCATGGTGCGCTCCGCTGCCAAGAACCATAAAGATGTCGCTATTGTGGTGAAGAGCAGCGACTACGACACCATTATTAATGAGATGGACAGTAATGAAGGTTCATTGACCCTCAATACCCGTTTCGACCTCGCTATTAAAGCCTTCGAACACACCGCCGCCTACGACAGCATGATTGCCAATTACTTCGGCAGTATGGTTCCGGCCTATCACGGCGACAATAAAGAAGCTTCAGGCCGTTTCCCGCGCACCCTGAATCTGAACTTCATTAAGAAGCAGGATATGCGCTACGGTGAGAATAGCCACCAGCAGGCCGCTTTCTATATAGAAGAGAATGTCAAAGAAGCTTCCGTAGCCACTGCACAACAAGTACAGGGCAAGGCGCTGTCATATAACAACATCGCTGATACCGATGCGGCGCTGGAGTGCGTGAAAGAATTCAACGAGCCTGCTTGTGTCATCGTTAAGCACGCCAACCCATGCGGCGTGGCCGTCAGCACCTCTCTTCTGGATGCCTACGATCGCGCATACAAAACCGACCCGACCTCTGCATTCGGCGGCATTATCGCGTTCAACCGTGAGCTGGACGCCGAAACGGCGCAGGCCATCATCTCCCGTCAGTTTGTAGAAGTGATCATTGCCCCTTCGGCAAGCGACGAAGCGCTGAAAATCACCGCCGCCAAACAGAACGTGCGCGTCCTGACCTGCGGTCAGTGGGCGGAGCGCGTGGCAGGCCTGGATTTTAAACGCGTGAACGGCGGCCTGCTGGTACAGGATCGGGATCTGGGCATGGTGACGGAAGGCGAACTACGTGTGGTCACCCAACGTCAGCCAACCGAACAAGAATTGCGTGATGCGCTGTTCTGCTGGAAGGTGGCGAAGTTTGTTAAATCTAATGCCATTGTTTACGCTAAAGAGAAGATGACCATCGGCATCGGCGCGGGCCAGATGAGCCGCGTTTACTCTGCGAAAATCGCCGGAATTAAAGCTGCTGATGAAGGCCTGGAAGTGAAAGGTTCCGCGATGGCCTCCGATGCCTTCTTCCCGTTCCGCGATGGTATTGATGCCGCTGCTGCCGTGGGCGTGAGCTGCGTGATCCAGCCTGGCGGCTCTATCCGTGATGAAGAAGTGATTGCCGCCGCCGATGAACACGGCATTGCGATGATCTTTACCGATATGCGCCATTTCCGCCATTAATCCACGGAGTAGAAGATGAAAGTATTAGTCATTGGTAACGGCGGACGCGAGCACGCGCTGGCGTGGAAAGCGGCACAGTCGCCGCTGGTTGAAACCGTATTCGTTGCGCCGGGCAATGCGGGCACGGCGCTTGAGCCGGTACTGCAAAATGTTGCCGTCAGCGCGACAGATATTCCTGAACTGCTGAATTTCGCGCAAAACGAGAAGATCGATCTGACTATCGTTGGCCCGGAAGCGCCGCTGGTGATCGGCGTGGTCGATGCCTTCCGCGCCGCGGGTCTGAAGATCTTTGGCCCAACCGAAGGGGCCGCCCAACTGGAAGGCTCCAAAGCCTTTACTAAGGATTTCCTCGCCCGCCATGCTATCCCGACGGCGGAATATCAAAACTTCACCGACGTTGAGCCTGCGCTGGCGTATCTGCGTGAAAAAGGCGCGCCGATCGTGATTAAAGCTGACGGTCTGGCGGCAGGGAAAGGCGTCATCGTCGCGATGACGCTTGACGACGCGGAGGCCGCCGTACACGACATGCTGGCAGGCAACGCCTTTGGCGACGCCGGTCACCGGATTGTGATCGAAGAATTCCTTGACGGCGAAGAAGCCAGCTTCATCGTGATGGTTGATGGCGAGCACGTGTTGCCGATGGCCACCAGCCAGGATCACAAGCGCGTGGGCGATGGCGATACTGGTCCAAACACCGGCGGCATGGGTGCCTATTCCCCTGCGCCAGTGGTGAACAGCGATGTTCACCAGCGCACCATGGAACGGATCATCTGGCCAACGGTGAAAGGCATGGCGGCGGAAGGCAACACCTACACCGGCTTCCTGTACGCCGGGCTGATGATCGACAAGCAGGGCAACCCAAAAGTTATCGAATTTAACTGTCGCTTTGGCGATCCGGAAACCCAGCCGATCATGCTGCGCATGAAGTCCGATCTGGTGGAACTCTGTCTCGCCGCCTGCGAAGGCAAGCTGGATGAGAAAACGTCAGAGTGGGATGAACGCGCAGCGCTGGGCGTAGTGATCGCGGCGGGTGGCTATCCGGGTGATTATCGAACCGGCGATGTGATCCACGGTCTGCCGCTGGAAGAAGTGGCCGACGGTAAAGTTTTCCATGCAGGAACGAAGCTTGCGGATAACGATCAGGTTCTGACCAGCGGCGGACGCGTACTGTGCGTTACCGCACTGGGCCATACCGTCGCAGAAGCCCAGAAACAAGCGTACAAGCTGATGTCAGATATTCACTGGGACGGCAGTTTCAGCCGTCAGGATATTGGCTATCGGGCGATTGCACGCGAGCAGAAGCTCTAATCCTCCCTCAACATCCCCTTTCCCGTCCGGCGAGGGGATGCTCTTCCGGGAGGTCAGTAGAGTGCTCACCTCTCCCGCCTGTCAGAAATCATCTTCTTTCGGCTGCCACGTACAGAAATCTTCGTTCGCCACCAGCAGTAGCTGAGAGCCTTCCGGCGCTTCCAGCCACGCCACGCTCACCTCGACGGATGAATGGCTCTGGCGGCGCTCAATATGGCTTAGCGCCCGCGCGTCAAAGTCTGGCTTGATCGTCTTGCCTGCGCAGGTGGTAATGGTGTGGTTCTGATGCCAGCGTCCCTGATACAGCACGACCCGTCCCTCACGCAGCGCATCGCTGGTCTGGCGAATTTGCTGAGCGCGATAGCGATACAGCTCAATGCGGTCGCTGGAGAGTTGCTGCTTCTCGCCGTTCACTTCATGCTGCATAAAGCTGAGTTCACCGCGATCGTCAAAACGCACCCGGATATGTTCGGGGGGTTTAGCATAAATATTGAGTTCGATCAGTGCGAGGGTATCGCCCTGCCAGCGGTATTCACTGGTGGAGGTCGTCCCGTTATGCCACGGGCTAAATACGGAGAGGAGGTGAACCTCCCCGTCGGTATCTTTGCGCCATATCCGCACCGCGCCCCGATCGTCAGCATAGCCGCTGGCGGTGAACGGAGGCAGGGACGAATGATGGCCGCAGGCCGACAGCAACAGTACGCCCGCCAGCGTCACTACCCGACGCCAGACAGACAAAAGGGGCGAGAACGCCCCTTCGTTAAAACTGTTCGCTGTCACGCAATATTACTTAACTGCGTCTTTCAGAGCTTTACCAGAGACAAACGCCGGCACGTTAGCTGCGGCAATTTTGATCTCTTTACCGGTCTGCGGGTTGCGGCCAGTACGCTCAGCGCGGTGGTTTACCTTGAAGGTACCGAAACCAACCAGTTGTACAGCATCACCTTCTTTCAGAGACTCAGTAATAGCAGCCAGGGTGGATTCCAGAGCAGATTTTGCCTGTGCCTTAGACAGATCAGCCTTGTCCGCAATTACATCAATCAGTTGAGTCTTGTTCATAAGTTATCCTTACAATGTGTTTATCGCTTGCTAAGCATCGAGTGCGATGGAAATGCCTGAAAAGCACTCTCCTGCATACACGCACCGATAGCCACTTTTTTTCGCCCTCCAAATGTAGACCAGACGGGGGGCTAATGGGAAGCCTCCAGGCATGACAAATCAGGCGTTAAATCACGTTTTATTGTCTCATTGCTGCAAATTTATACCGATATTGCTCTCACCCGCCTCTCGCAGGTCCGCGCGCAGCCCTTTTATCAGCTCAATGTCGCGTTCTTCGCAGTCGGCCAGAAGACGGAAAATCTCCCACTGAATGTCCCATTCCTGTTCAACCGCCGGGTTCACTCTCAGTTCTTCATCGGTCATTTCCCGGCCAGCCTGAGACATTTCCAGCATTGCAACGGTGGTAATTGAAGCCTTGCTGACCTCAATGGCATGTTCCAGCGTTTCGCCGCTCAGACGGGAATGAATAAGTTCGCTCAGGGCAACACAGGCATCAATCGCCGGATAGACGCCGTAAACATCATAGTCGTCTGCTACCGGGATCGCCTCTTCCAGCTTCTCCAGCTGGCTGTCGAAATTCACCTTCGCATCTTTTACCGTCAGCGTTTCCCATATCAGGTCGACAATACGGCGGTAAAGCTGCGGGTCGGCAAACCCGGTCTGCTGGCAGAACATGGCGTAGTTAGGGTACATACGCTCGCACAGACAGGCCATGAACGTGGTGTGCTGCCAGCTTTCCAGCTTCTCCAGCCGCAGATGGATCGGGTTTTGTAGCATGATGAGATCTCAAATTCGGAAATTAGCCGCAGTTTACCTGAATCAGCCGTTAATTTCCTGCCATCGCACAAAAGCAGTACGCCGTGATGCGACCGCATCTGCCCAGCGGGTGGGCTCCGGCAGGCGGTAGCCCTTCATACAGCGCTGTACCCACGCCAGGGCGGTATCCGTGCTGACACGGTGCCCGGTTGCCACAAACAGCGGATTACAACGCGCCTTACTGCGCCACACCCAGGCAAGCTGTTCGCCTTTGTCCATCAGCGGAGCCAGCGCGCCCGGTTCGTCGGCGAGCGGCTCGAATTTGCCGCACAGCCGTTTTTTGGCCACGCCAATCGTCGGCACATCCACCAGCAGGCCAAAGTGGCTGGCGACACCCAGACGGCGCGGATGCGAGATGCCGTGGCCGTCGACAAACAGCAAATCGGGCTTCTGCGACAGCATCTCCCACGCCGCCATGAGCGCGGGATACTCGCGAAACGAGAGAAAACCGGGAATGTACGGCATGGTGGTCGGGATGCGTGCAATCTGATGTTCAACCAGCTCCAGCGAAGGATATTTCAACAGCACCATTGCTGCCCGCGTCACTTCACCGCCCTGCTCAAATCCCACATCCGCCCCGGCGATCAGCTGAGGCGGATCCCTGTCCAGGCGATCCTCGCGGATCACCGACGAGGCCAGTTCAAATTGTTGAGCGCGTAGCGACGCAAGATCCATAACGACTCCTTACAAATGGTAAGGCGCAGAGAGACGATGAACCGCCTCGACAAATACGCCTGCATGTTCCGGTGGCACATCCTGATGGATGCCGTGACCAAGATTGAAGACGTGGCCTTCACCCTGGCCGAAACCTGCAAGTATAGTCGCCACTTCCTCTTCGATGCGTTCAGGCGCGGCATAAAGCATTGACGGGTCCATATTACCCTGTAGCGCGACTTTATCGCCGACCCGTCGACGCGCGTCGGCGATGTCGGTAGTCCAGTCGAGGCCCAGCGCGTCGCAGCCGGTTTCCGCGATAGCTTCCAGCCACTGACCGCCTCCCTTGGTAAAAAGCGTTACCGGCACGCGACGACCGTCGTTTTCACGCAGCAGGCCGTCAACGATTTTATGCATGTAATAAAGCGAAAACTGCTGATAATCGCGTCCGGTCAGCACGCCGCCCCAGGTATCAAAAATCATCACCGACTGCGCGCCCGCGCGAATTTGCGCGTTCAGGTACAGCGTGACGCTTTTCGCCAGCTTATCCAGCAGCGTATGCAGCGTGTGCGGTTCGGCATACATCATCTTTTTGATAACGGTAAAAGCCTTGCTGCTGCCGCCTTCCACCATGTAGGTCGCCAGCGTCCACGGGCTGCCGGAGAAGCCGATTAACGGAACGTCGCCTTTCAGCTCGCGGCGAATCGTACGCACGGCGTTCATCACGTAGCCCAGTTCCAGTTCCGGATCGGGCACCGGCAGTTTATCGACGTCGGCTTTGCAGGTAATCGGGGAAGTAAAACGCGGACCTTCTCCGGCTTCAAAGTAGAGTCCCAGCCCCATCGCATCAGGAATGGTCAGGATGTCCGAGAAGAGGATTGCCGCGTCCAGCGCATAACGACGCAGCGGCTGCAATGTGACTTCACAGGCCAGCTCGGCATTTTTACACAGCGACATAAAATCGCCCGCCTGGGCGCGCGTCGCTTTGTATTCCGGCAAGTAACGCCCGGCCTGTCTCATCATCCAGACGGGGGTGATATCCACAGGCTGACGCTGTAGCGCGCGCAGGTAACGATCGTTCTTCAGTTCGGTCATCATGATTTCCTTTTACGTTATGCCCGACAGTATATAAGAAATTACTCGTCCTCTGCCCGACACAATGCAACAGTGTCTTCGATTAGGCGTCGTGCTACGGTGCCGGCTTCTGGCAGCAGCGGCAGGTTATCGTAGCGATACCAGCCTGCATCCAGCAGCTCTTTCGGGTCGATGACAATCTCGCCGCTGTCGTACTCTGCCATAAACGCGGTCATCAAAGACTGAGGAAACGGCCACGGCTGGGAGGTGACGTAGCGCAGATTCTTCACGGTAATCCCGCTCTCTTCCATCACTTCACGAGCCACCGTTTGCTCAAGCGTCTCGCCGACTTCAGTAAAGCCCGCCAGCACGGTATAAACGCCGTTACGATGGCGCGTATGCTGCGCCAGCAGAATGGAATCACCGCGCCGGATAGCGACGATAATGCACGGCGCAATCTGCGGGTAGTAACGTTCACGGCAGTGGCTGCACAGCATCGCCCATTCGGTCTTACTCGGGTGCATAGCATGACCGCAGTAGCCGCAGAATTTATGCGAACGATAGAACTCGGCTAGCTGTACGCCGCGCCCGGCAAGCTGGAAAAGTCCGGCATCCTGATTGATGACCTGACGTACCGATCCCATCTCCCGCTGACGCTGTTGCTGCACCAGCCAGACCGTTTCGCCTTCCCATTCACCAATGTGGAGTGCGCTCTGGCCCACAAGATCAAAATTTCCTGCCTCGCCATGTGGTAATTCTCCGGCGGGCAGCCATAATTTTTGTTCATGGCTGACTATCCACCAGC
Coding sequences within it:
- the purH gene encoding bifunctional phosphoribosylaminoimidazolecarboxamide formyltransferase/IMP cyclohydrolase — encoded protein: MQQRRPVRRALLSVSDKAGIVEFAQALSARGVELLSTGGTARLLAEKGLPVTEVSDYTGFPEMMDGRVKTLHPKVHGGILGRRGQDDGIMEKHGIAPIDMVVVNLYPFAETVAREGCSLEDAVENIDIGGPTMVRSAAKNHKDVAIVVKSSDYDTIINEMDSNEGSLTLNTRFDLAIKAFEHTAAYDSMIANYFGSMVPAYHGDNKEASGRFPRTLNLNFIKKQDMRYGENSHQQAAFYIEENVKEASVATAQQVQGKALSYNNIADTDAALECVKEFNEPACVIVKHANPCGVAVSTSLLDAYDRAYKTDPTSAFGGIIAFNRELDAETAQAIISRQFVEVIIAPSASDEALKITAAKQNVRVLTCGQWAERVAGLDFKRVNGGLLVQDRDLGMVTEGELRVVTQRQPTEQELRDALFCWKVAKFVKSNAIVYAKEKMTIGIGAGQMSRVYSAKIAGIKAADEGLEVKGSAMASDAFFPFRDGIDAAAAVGVSCVIQPGGSIRDEEVIAAADEHGIAMIFTDMRHFRH
- the purD gene encoding phosphoribosylamine--glycine ligase, translated to MKVLVIGNGGREHALAWKAAQSPLVETVFVAPGNAGTALEPVLQNVAVSATDIPELLNFAQNEKIDLTIVGPEAPLVIGVVDAFRAAGLKIFGPTEGAAQLEGSKAFTKDFLARHAIPTAEYQNFTDVEPALAYLREKGAPIVIKADGLAAGKGVIVAMTLDDAEAAVHDMLAGNAFGDAGHRIVIEEFLDGEEASFIVMVDGEHVLPMATSQDHKRVGDGDTGPNTGGMGAYSPAPVVNSDVHQRTMERIIWPTVKGMAAEGNTYTGFLYAGLMIDKQGNPKVIEFNCRFGDPETQPIMLRMKSDLVELCLAACEGKLDEKTSEWDERAALGVVIAAGGYPGDYRTGDVIHGLPLEEVADGKVFHAGTKLADNDQVLTSGGRVLCVTALGHTVAEAQKQAYKLMSDIHWDGSFSRQDIGYRAIAREQKL
- a CDS encoding DUF1481 domain-containing protein — its product is MTANSFNEGAFSPLLSVWRRVVTLAGVLLLSACGHHSSLPPFTASGYADDRGAVRIWRKDTDGEVHLLSVFSPWHNGTTSTSEYRWQGDTLALIELNIYAKPPEHIRVRFDDRGELSFMQHEVNGEKQQLSSDRIELYRYRAQQIRQTSDALREGRVVLYQGRWHQNHTITTCAGKTIKPDFDARALSHIERRQSHSSVEVSVAWLEAPEGSQLLLVANEDFCTWQPKEDDF
- the hupA gene encoding nucleoid-associated protein HU-alpha yields the protein MNKTQLIDVIADKADLSKAQAKSALESTLAAITESLKEGDAVQLVGFGTFKVNHRAERTGRNPQTGKEIKIAAANVPAFVSGKALKDAVK
- a CDS encoding YjaG family protein, which gives rise to MLQNPIHLRLEKLESWQHTTFMACLCERMYPNYAMFCQQTGFADPQLYRRIVDLIWETLTVKDAKVNFDSQLEKLEEAIPVADDYDVYGVYPAIDACVALSELIHSRLSGETLEHAIEVSKASITTVAMLEMSQAGREMTDEELRVNPAVEQEWDIQWEIFRLLADCEERDIELIKGLRADLREAGESNIGINLQQ
- the nfi gene encoding deoxyribonuclease V (cleaves DNA at apurinic or apyrimidinic sites), encoding MDLASLRAQQFELASSVIREDRLDRDPPQLIAGADVGFEQGGEVTRAAMVLLKYPSLELVEHQIARIPTTMPYIPGFLSFREYPALMAAWEMLSQKPDLLFVDGHGISHPRRLGVASHFGLLVDVPTIGVAKKRLCGKFEPLADEPGALAPLMDKGEQLAWVWRSKARCNPLFVATGHRVSTDTALAWVQRCMKGYRLPEPTRWADAVASRRTAFVRWQEING
- the hemE gene encoding uroporphyrinogen decarboxylase gives rise to the protein MTELKNDRYLRALQRQPVDITPVWMMRQAGRYLPEYKATRAQAGDFMSLCKNAELACEVTLQPLRRYALDAAILFSDILTIPDAMGLGLYFEAGEGPRFTSPITCKADVDKLPVPDPELELGYVMNAVRTIRRELKGDVPLIGFSGSPWTLATYMVEGGSSKAFTVIKKMMYAEPHTLHTLLDKLAKSVTLYLNAQIRAGAQSVMIFDTWGGVLTGRDYQQFSLYYMHKIVDGLLRENDGRRVPVTLFTKGGGQWLEAIAETGCDALGLDWTTDIADARRRVGDKVALQGNMDPSMLYAAPERIEEEVATILAGFGQGEGHVFNLGHGIHQDVPPEHAGVFVEAVHRLSAPYHL
- the nudC gene encoding NAD(+) diphosphatase — its product is MVRIIEKSDRGWWIVSHEQKLWLPAGELPHGEAGNFDLVGQSALHIGEWEGETVWLVQQQRQREMGSVRQVINQDAGLFQLAGRGVQLAEFYRSHKFCGYCGHAMHPSKTEWAMLCSHCRERYYPQIAPCIIVAIRRGDSILLAQHTRHRNGVYTVLAGFTEVGETLEQTVAREVMEESGITVKNLRYVTSQPWPFPQSLMTAFMAEYDSGEIVIDPKELLDAGWYRYDNLPLLPEAGTVARRLIEDTVALCRAEDE